In Thermodesulfobacteriota bacterium, a genomic segment contains:
- a CDS encoding BamA/TamA family outer membrane protein, with protein sequence MLPLLPGVRSYRLDFQGNERLSTWQLGEAIQEERADLDRQGPSAAIADDAAFQIELAYRRAGHPFAEVHYAIEAGQPAVITFRINEGPLVRIRDLRLVGNRDVTAEELAPFLKAHGLTIGPGTAIFEQAGLEAAASEMRDFYLGEGFRQARVRPHVEIDRGAGAAVVEMAIEEGSRAMIREVRFAGEVLPDAAAPLAQLAAEITDTAYVVRKRLLLRSRVLQVYGERGYPEASVAIEEVAGAEPGDLGLVVQITPGPWVRISEVVITGNDKTRDDFIRSRLQLQPGQAFDLAARRGSFHELYSTGLFSEVALDLEPDGAREARRLTVRVTEAPSRELFVEPGWGSYELARLGLGYTDRNLQGSGRVFQAEGGVSVKGERLQLAFTDPWLLGSDLTASLPVSYRRREEPSFTRREAIVTAQLSRQLSDAATASLAYAGSTTRITDLAAGATLEASDTDYNLASLRAQGTFDTRDDLFFPTTGWRLAMGLETADPLLGSQIGFVRWTASARHFLQLGPQSVLGLRYATGLILPGRGQVTIPVSERFFNGGEGSVRSFEESQLGPRDPAAGEPLGGNAYNVLTLELRRRLGESWAGSLFVDAGNISPNRSRAERGLPPYNDSSQVVAATWDEYLRDFRAGIGMGLQYLLPVGPARVDLAVNPWPDEDRGEEPYAVHLSVGMAF encoded by the coding sequence GTGCTCCCCCTCCTGCCAGGGGTCAGGAGCTACCGCCTCGACTTCCAAGGCAACGAACGGCTGTCGACCTGGCAGCTTGGGGAGGCGATTCAGGAGGAGCGGGCTGACCTTGACCGGCAAGGGCCGAGCGCGGCCATTGCTGACGACGCCGCCTTCCAGATCGAGCTGGCCTACCGGCGCGCCGGCCATCCCTTCGCCGAGGTGCACTATGCGATCGAGGCCGGCCAGCCGGCCGTCATCACCTTCCGGATCAACGAGGGTCCTCTGGTTCGCATCCGGGATCTGCGCCTGGTGGGCAACCGCGACGTCACCGCTGAGGAGCTGGCCCCGTTCCTGAAAGCGCACGGCCTGACCATCGGCCCGGGCACGGCGATCTTCGAGCAGGCGGGGCTGGAGGCCGCAGCCAGTGAGATGCGGGACTTCTATCTCGGGGAAGGCTTTCGCCAGGCGCGTGTCCGCCCGCACGTGGAGATCGACCGTGGTGCCGGGGCCGCCGTGGTGGAGATGGCCATCGAGGAGGGGAGCCGCGCCATGATCCGGGAGGTACGCTTTGCCGGCGAGGTGCTGCCGGATGCTGCCGCGCCCCTGGCGCAGCTGGCCGCCGAGATCACGGATACCGCCTATGTGGTCCGCAAGCGGCTGCTCCTGCGCAGCCGAGTCCTCCAGGTTTATGGCGAGCGCGGCTATCCGGAGGCCAGCGTGGCGATCGAGGAGGTGGCGGGTGCGGAGCCAGGGGACCTCGGTCTGGTGGTGCAAATCACCCCCGGCCCCTGGGTCCGGATCAGCGAGGTGGTCATCACCGGCAACGACAAGACCCGGGATGACTTCATCCGGAGCCGCCTGCAGCTGCAGCCTGGCCAGGCCTTCGACCTGGCAGCCAGAAGGGGTAGCTTCCACGAGCTGTACAGCACAGGGCTGTTCTCGGAGGTGGCCTTGGATCTGGAGCCGGATGGGGCCAGGGAGGCCCGGCGGCTGACCGTGCGGGTAACCGAAGCGCCCAGCCGGGAGCTGTTCGTGGAGCCCGGTTGGGGGTCGTATGAGCTGGCCCGTCTCGGTCTCGGCTACACCGACCGCAACCTGCAAGGCAGCGGCCGGGTCTTCCAGGCCGAGGGCGGGGTCTCGGTGAAAGGGGAGCGGCTGCAGCTGGCGTTTACCGACCCCTGGCTGCTGGGCTCGGATCTGACCGCCAGCCTGCCAGTGTCGTACCGGCGGCGGGAGGAGCCCTCCTTTACCCGGCGGGAGGCCATCGTCACTGCTCAGCTTTCCCGGCAGCTCTCCGACGCCGCGACGGCCTCCCTGGCCTATGCCGGCAGCACGACCCGGATCACCGACCTGGCCGCCGGCGCAACCCTGGAGGCCAGCGACACCGACTACAACCTGGCCAGCCTCCGGGCGCAAGGCACCTTCGATACCCGGGATGATCTCTTCTTCCCCACCACCGGTTGGCGATTGGCCATGGGCCTGGAGACCGCCGATCCCCTGCTGGGCAGCCAGATCGGCTTCGTGCGCTGGACCGCCAGCGCCCGCCACTTCTTGCAACTGGGACCGCAATCAGTGCTGGGCCTGCGCTACGCCACCGGCCTCATCCTGCCCGGCCGCGGCCAGGTGACCATCCCGGTCAGCGAACGGTTTTTCAACGGTGGTGAGGGCTCGGTGCGCAGCTTCGAGGAGTCCCAGCTCGGCCCCCGGGATCCGGCTGCCGGTGAGCCTCTGGGCGGCAACGCCTACAACGTCCTCACCCTGGAGCTCCGGCGCCGCCTGGGGGAGAGCTGGGCGGGGAGCCTGTTCGTGGATGCCGGCAACATCTCCCCCAACCGCTCCCGGGCCGAGCGTGGTCTGCCCCCCTATAACGACTCATCCCAGGTGGTTGCGGCCACCTGGGATGAGTATCTCCGGGATTTCCGGGCCGGGATCGGGATGGGGCTCCAGTACCTCCTGCCCGTGGGGCCGGCCCGGGTCGACCTGGCGGTCAACCCATGGCCGGACGAGGACCGGGGCGAAGAGCCCTATGCCGTCCACCTCAGTGTCGGCATGGCGTTCTAG
- a CDS encoding sigma-70 family RNA polymerase sigma factor, whose translation MALLNNLLVDGDEAPSERRDILESLEEAKVDWMAEVELAEPGGEAAEPGVEGGEAHAEEEESGPAAGEATLAPPPDEESDLEEATVSYLREMGRYALLTPEEEVTCSRSIQHGYAAIVEAVRGSGSSSPGIRDLQRKIERWQRLDSVFRPRKSRLNALRQGVKIAAGLQPQDQELRSLGLQVEEYALAVDEATHRMTTANLRLVVSIVKRYLGRGLSLADLIQEGNLGLMRAVYRFDYAKGNRFSTYASWWIRQSVTRAILDKTRTIRLPVHFLEMRAQFFKSYAAQVKELGRDPTPQELCERTGLRLPKVLAILQSNLTPVSVETPVGDGDSTLGDLLEEPNAATGFDVTKDRQLSENIRNILANLSPREEKVIRLRFGIDEDQDHTLEEIGRRFSLSRERIRQIEKKALKRLRRVASRRDLEAFLEE comes from the coding sequence TTGGCCCTGTTGAATAACCTCCTCGTGGATGGGGACGAGGCACCGTCGGAGCGGCGGGATATCCTGGAGTCCCTGGAGGAGGCCAAGGTGGATTGGATGGCCGAGGTGGAGCTGGCCGAGCCCGGTGGCGAGGCTGCTGAGCCTGGGGTTGAGGGCGGGGAAGCACACGCCGAGGAGGAGGAAAGCGGCCCAGCCGCCGGCGAGGCCACCCTGGCCCCCCCCCCGGATGAGGAGAGCGACCTGGAGGAGGCCACCGTCTCCTATCTGCGGGAGATGGGACGCTACGCCCTCCTCACGCCGGAGGAAGAGGTGACCTGCAGCCGCTCCATCCAGCACGGCTACGCCGCCATTGTCGAGGCGGTGCGGGGCAGCGGATCGTCCTCTCCGGGCATCCGGGATCTGCAGCGCAAGATCGAGCGCTGGCAGCGCCTGGACAGCGTCTTTCGCCCCCGGAAGAGCCGCCTGAACGCCCTGCGCCAGGGGGTCAAGATCGCGGCCGGCCTGCAGCCCCAGGATCAGGAGCTCCGGAGCCTCGGCCTGCAGGTGGAGGAGTACGCCCTGGCGGTGGATGAGGCGACACACCGGATGACCACGGCCAACCTGCGGCTGGTGGTCTCAATCGTCAAGCGCTACCTCGGGCGAGGGCTCTCCCTGGCTGACCTCATCCAGGAAGGCAATCTGGGCCTGATGCGGGCGGTCTACCGCTTCGACTATGCCAAGGGCAACCGGTTCAGCACTTACGCCTCCTGGTGGATCCGTCAGTCGGTGACCCGAGCCATTCTGGACAAGACCCGCACCATCCGTTTGCCGGTGCATTTTCTGGAGATGCGGGCCCAGTTCTTCAAGTCGTACGCCGCCCAGGTCAAGGAGCTGGGGCGTGATCCCACCCCCCAGGAGCTGTGCGAGCGCACCGGCCTGCGGCTGCCCAAGGTGTTGGCCATCCTCCAGAGCAACCTCACCCCGGTCTCCGTGGAGACACCGGTGGGGGATGGCGACAGTACCCTGGGGGATCTCCTGGAAGAGCCCAATGCCGCTACCGGCTTCGATGTGACCAAGGATCGGCAGCTGTCGGAGAACATTCGCAACATCCTCGCCAACCTGAGCCCCCGGGAGGAGAAGGTCATCCGCCTGCGCTTCGGCATCGACGAGGACCAGGATCACACCCTGGAAGAGATCGGCCGGCGCTTCAGCCTCTCCCGGGAGCGCATTCGCCAGATCGAGAAGAAGGCCTTGAAGCGGCTGCGCCGGGTGGCCAGCCGGCGTGATCTGGAGGCCTTCCTGGAGGAATAG
- a CDS encoding PepSY-associated TM helix domain-containing protein — translation MSWRRWNAAIHRDAGYLCVGLTLIYGISGVAVNHMDAWNPSYRIERVERTLEALPMASGPEATAREVLRQLAITTPASAVFQAGPESLQILVGRDKLVVDLASSRVTWEKVQPRPLLRPMNFLHLNHPKRLWTLVADLYAVALMLLAGTGLFMLRGRQGITGRGGWLTGAGLLIPLLFLISYYL, via the coding sequence ATGTCGTGGCGAAGGTGGAATGCCGCCATCCATCGTGATGCCGGCTATCTGTGCGTGGGGCTTACCCTGATCTACGGGATCTCGGGGGTGGCGGTGAACCATATGGACGCCTGGAACCCCAGCTACCGGATCGAGCGGGTCGAGCGGACCCTCGAAGCGCTGCCCATGGCCAGCGGGCCGGAGGCGACAGCCCGAGAGGTCCTGCGGCAGCTGGCCATCACCACCCCGGCCTCGGCGGTGTTTCAGGCAGGCCCTGAAAGTCTGCAGATCCTGGTGGGCAGGGACAAGCTGGTGGTGGACTTGGCTTCATCCCGGGTGACCTGGGAGAAGGTGCAGCCGAGACCGCTCCTGCGGCCGATGAACTTTTTGCACCTCAACCATCCGAAACGCCTCTGGACCTTGGTCGCTGATCTGTATGCCGTGGCCCTCATGCTCCTGGCGGGCACCGGCCTCTTCATGCTGCGTGGCCGGCAGGGGATCACGGGACGGGGCGGCTGGCTGACCGGCGCTGGTCTGCTCATTCCTCTCCTTTTTCTCATCTCCTACTATCTCTAA